A region from the Triticum aestivum cultivar Chinese Spring chromosome 3D, IWGSC CS RefSeq v2.1, whole genome shotgun sequence genome encodes:
- the LOC123078049 gene encoding syntaxin-22: MSFQDLEAGNGVRGTPRRNGRAAGAGAGSSQAVASGVFQINTAVATFQRLVNTLGTPKDTPDLRDRIHKTRAHITQLVKDTSEKLKQASEADHRLEATPTKKIADAKLAKDFQAVLKEFQKAQRLAVEREAAYAPFITQAGLPQSYNSTEMNNGADKLAEQRTQLLESRRQELVFLDNEIVFNEAIIEERDQGIQEIQHQITEVNEIFKDLAVLVHDQGAMIDDIDTHIDNSVAATSQAKGQLSKAAKTQKSNSSLICLLMVIFGVVLLIVIIVLAA, encoded by the exons ATGAGCTTCCAGGACCTGGAGGCCGGGAACGGCGTCCGCGGGACGCCGCGGAGGAAcggccgggcggcgggggccggcgccGGCTCGTCGCAGGCCGTCGCGTCGGGCGTCTTCCAGATCAACACGGCGGTCGCCACCTTCCAGCGCCTCGTCAACACGCTCGGCACGCCCAAGGACACCCCCGACCTCCGCGACAGGAT ACACAAGACACGAGCACACATAACACAACTGGTGAAGGATACATCGGAGAAGCTTAAGCAAGCTAGTGAGGCGGATCATCGTCTTGAAGCCACC CCTACCAAAAAGATTGCTGATGCGAAGCTAGCAAAGGATTTTCAAGCAGTCCTAAAAGAGTTTCAGAAAGCTCAACGATTAGCAGTAGAGAGAGAAGCTGCATATGCTCCTTTTATTACTCAAGCAGGTCTACCACAGAG CTATAACTCAACCGAGATGAATAACGGTGCTGATAAGTTGGCTGAGCAGCGCACTCAGCTTCTAGAATCAAGAAG ACAAGAGTTAGTCTTCTTGGATAATGAGATTGTGTTCAACGAGGCCATCATTGAGGAAAGGGACCAGGGAATACAGGAGATTCAACACCAAATCACTGAAGTAAATGAGATCTTTAAAGATCTTGCTGTGCTAGTTCATGATCAAGGAGCAATGATCG ATGACATTGACACTCATATCGACAATTCTGTTGCTGCGACTTCACAAGCAAAAGGCCAGCTTTCAAAAGCTGCTAAAACCCAGAAGTCAAACTCTTCTCTG ATATGCCTGTTGATGGTTATTTTCGGGGTGGTGTTGCTCATAGTGATAATAGTCCTTGCAGCCTAG